Genomic segment of Chloroflexota bacterium:
GTGATCGGCCACCACCGGCTTGAAGGTGACGTTGGCGACGGGCGGCGGCTTGGTCGGCGCTGTGGGCGTGGGTGTAGTGATGCCGCCCCCGCACTGGCAGGCGAGGGCGACGATGACGAGGAGGGAGAGGGCTTGGAAGAGGCGGGAGAGGCGCATGGTGAACTCTTGGAGATTAGAGAATTGGAGAATTAGAGATTGGGCAGCGGACGCGACAGATATGTTGGTAAGACGGATTTCTCGGTTCGCAGTTCCGTTTCTGAGGGGAATTGTACCTCAGGCTGTGTTACGTGGCTTCGCGGGGGGGTGTTACGGTTTGGTAATGAGGGGTTACGGGGTGGTTAACTACGGTGTTGGAGTAACCGCCAGGGCGGGGGTGGCGGCGGCCACAGGGTTGGTTCCGCCGTTGTCGGCAATCTGGCAAACGTTTTCATTCTCTTGCATGATGTTGACTACAACCGTATCGTCGGAGAATGAGGCCAGAATTTGCTGGAAGAGCGGGCGGGCGCGGTTGCAATAAGGCTTGCCTTCGCCGGGCACGGCCAGGGCGGCCAGCACCGAGCTGTAGGTGTAATAGGTTTCGAGCGACGACTTATCGAGCGCCAGCCCTTCCACCTGAACTTCGGGCTTGTCACTCTCCGGGCAACCTTTCTCTAAAAACGAACAGCCTAACTTAACCACGTCGGTGTTCACCCGGATTACATTGCCTTCCTGCCAGGCGCAACTGTCCACCGCACAGCCAAGTTCCAGAATGGCGCTCTCGTAGTTCAGCGACTTGAAGTACACCAGCCCCAACTGGCCGTGAACGGCCGAGTTGGCCGGGTCAATCTCCAGCGCCGACTCAAGATACTGTGACGCGCGACCATACTCGCCGGTCTGAAAATACGTGCGGCTGATCGAGAGGTAGGGGCCGATGTCGTTCGGGTTGATGGAACTGGCCCGCTGGAAATATTGAACGGCCAGATCGTATTCGAAGATAGCCCGGTAGTTGACGCCAATTTGCATGTACAGGAACGGCAGATAGGGGTTGATTTGAACTGCCGACTTGTAAGCTTCAATCGCCTCTTCGTAATTACTGGTGCTTTCGAGATACCATCCATAAGCTCGGTAAGCATCCATGCTGTTCGGGTCGAGCCTGAGGGCCTCCCTGGCTTCGTCCCGCGCCTGAGCGTAGCGTTGCAGGTCGGTGAGAATCTCGGCATAGTAGGCGTGAGCCAGGGCGTTGTTCGGGTCAAGTTGGATAGCGCGCACGGCGGCGTCGCTGGCGGCTTCGTACTCGCTCGTCCAATCCAGGGCCAGGGCATGGACGGCATGGGCAGTGCTGTTCTCTGGCGCCAACAGGAGGGCGTCCCCGGCAGTCTTCACCCCGTCCTCCGGCTTGTTGGCGTATACCTGAATCCGGGCCAACCGAATCCGGTACTCAACATTTTTGGTGTCTAACTGAATAGCCCTGAGATAGGCTTCAACGGCCTTGTCCAACTGCCCGGCGGAGAACTGGGTCTCGGCCTCTTCGCTGTAAGACACCGGGTTGCGGGTGGCAGTGGGCGTGAACACTCCAATCGGATCAATAACGCCTTCCTTCCTCAAGTTGAGCACATACAACCCGGCAATAATCAGAACGAGGTAAAGCGCCATCCGATTGGGATTATTGCGCCGCACCTTGCGCAAGTTGAAGCCGCCGCGACTCAGATACATGACAATGTACTGTGCTCCTTCGTTACTTTTATACCACACTAGAAGGCAAAAAGATTCGTCAATCTTCGCTCTCAGCCTATTTTCATCATACGCTTCACAGTCAAACATCCGCTTCGCCCTCGAATTGGCCCCGACCCGCCTCAGGCCGTTATCATGCGCTCCCGCAACGCCGCCGCCACCGCTCAAGTCGAAGAAATCGAGCGGCAATACAACCTGGGCCTGGAAGACATGGACGCGGGCCGTTACCTGCTGGCCGCTCAACGGTTTGAATACATTGTGAGCCTCAATCCCAATTATCTGGATGCCGCGTCGCGCCTCGTTGAGGCCCGCGCCACCCTAAACGCCACTGCGCCCGCCCCAGCCACTACGCCCACCCTGCCGGCCATCACCGTCGAGCCGCAGGACGCGCCAGCCATGTTCGCCGAAGCCCAGACCGACCTCGACGCCAAAAGCTGGGACGCAGCCATCCAAAAACTCAAAGCCGTGCAAATCGCCGACCCGAACTACGAAAGCGCCGCCGTTCGCAACAGACTCTATCAGGCCTATCGTGGCCGCGGCATCCAGGCCATCAACGACGGGGCGCTGGAACTAGGCCTGACCGATCTTGATCAGGCCGCCCGCTACGGCTTGCTCGACGAAGAGGCCCGGCAATATCAACAGTGGGCGGCCATCTACATCTCCGGCGTGTCGTACTGGGGCCTCAACTGGGGCCAGACGGTTGAAACCTTTCAACTGCTTTACACCCTTGCCCCCTATTTCCGTGATACGATCACCCGCCTGCACGATGCCCACCTGGGCTACGCGCAGTTTTTAGATGCAGGCGGCGACCCGTGCGGCGCGGCTCTGGAATATGCGGCGGCCCTCGAAATCAATTTTGATCAGCCGACTGAGGACAAACGGGCCGCCGCTCAACTAGTGTGTGACACGGGGACGCCGACTCCCGACCCGACCCTGTTCACGTCTACACCCGATGGAACCCTCACGCCGTTTCCAACAATTGACGAGTCGGCTACAGCGACGGCGACTGCGACAGAGACGGCGACCCCGTGAAATCATGCCGTCTTATGTATCGTCGGATAGCTCCAGCAAAAGTTACGGATAAGAATGTCGAAATCAAAATCCTTCTACCTCCTCAGCCTCGGCTGTTCTAAAAACACCGTCGATTCCGAGAGTATGGCCCAACTGCTGGGCGGCGCGGGCTACAAAGGTGTGGCCGATCCCGGCAAGGCGGGCGTGCTCATCGTCAACACCTGCGGCTTCATCGGCCCGGCCAAAGAAGAGTCGGTGAATGCCCTGCGCGAGCTGGCCGATAATAAGAAGCCCGGCCAACTCCTCATCGCCGCCGGTTGTCTCTCGCAACGCTACGGCGCTCAGCTTACCCAACAAGTGCCCGGCCTCGACGGCATCATCGGCACGCGGCGCTGGATGGACATTGTGGATTTGGTTCAGCGATTGCGGGCGCAACCTCACCCGCAACCCATTTATCATCTGCCCGACTCGCCCGTTGTCGGCTCAGACGAAAAGGGCGCTCTGCGAACCGCCGTGCAAGGGGCCAGCGCCTACCTGAAGATCGCCGACGGTTGCCGCCGCCCCTGCGCCTTCTGCGCCATCCCGCTCATCAAAGGCACAGCCGTCAGCCGCCCGGTCGAAAGCATTGTGGCCGAAGCTCAACAGCTTGAGGCGATGGCCGTGAAGGAGTTGATTCTGATCGCTCAGGATACGACAGATTGGGGTCACGATCTGGGAATGAAAGAGGGGCTTTCGATTCTCTTGGAGCGGCTGGCCGACTCTGCGCCCGGCCTCAAGTGGATTCGGATCATGTACGCTTTCCCCGGCTACGTCACTGACCGCCAGATCGAAACGATGGCCCGCCTGCCGCAGGTGTTGCCTTACCTCGACATGCCCTTGCAACACGGTCACCCGCAAACCCTGCGTCGCATGCGCCGCCCGGCCAACATCGAGTGGGTGCACAACACGGTTGCCAAGATGCGGGCCGCCATGCCCGACCTGGCCATCCGCTCCACCTTCATCGTCGGCTACCCCGGCGAAACCGAGGACGAGTTTCAGGCATTGCTCGACTTCACCGCCGAACTGCAATTCGACCGCCTCGGCGCGTTCACCTTTTCGTTTGAACCTGGCACGACCAGCGAGCCGCTTGGTGACCCGGTTCCGCCGGAAGTGAAAGAGGAGCGCCGGGCCCGGCTGATGGAACAGCAACAGCACATCTCGTTGAAGAAGAATCAGGCCTTCATTGGCAAGACGCTGGAGGTGCTGGTGGAAGGCAAAGGCGACGGCCTCAGCCTGGGCCGCTCGTA
This window contains:
- a CDS encoding tetratricopeptide repeat protein — encoded protein: MYLSRGGFNLRKVRRNNPNRMALYLVLIIAGLYVLNLRKEGVIDPIGVFTPTATRNPVSYSEEAETQFSAGQLDKAVEAYLRAIQLDTKNVEYRIRLARIQVYANKPEDGVKTAGDALLLAPENSTAHAVHALALDWTSEYEAASDAAVRAIQLDPNNALAHAYYAEILTDLQRYAQARDEAREALRLDPNSMDAYRAYGWYLESTSNYEEAIEAYKSAVQINPYLPFLYMQIGVNYRAIFEYDLAVQYFQRASSINPNDIGPYLSISRTYFQTGEYGRASQYLESALEIDPANSAVHGQLGLVYFKSLNYESAILELGCAVDSCAWQEGNVIRVNTDVVKLGCSFLEKGCPESDKPEVQVEGLALDKSSLETYYTYSSVLAALAVPGEGKPYCNRARPLFQQILASFSDDTVVVNIMQENENVCQIADNGGTNPVAAATPALAVTPTP
- the rimO gene encoding 30S ribosomal protein S12 methylthiotransferase RimO, coding for MSKSKSFYLLSLGCSKNTVDSESMAQLLGGAGYKGVADPGKAGVLIVNTCGFIGPAKEESVNALRELADNKKPGQLLIAAGCLSQRYGAQLTQQVPGLDGIIGTRRWMDIVDLVQRLRAQPHPQPIYHLPDSPVVGSDEKGALRTAVQGASAYLKIADGCRRPCAFCAIPLIKGTAVSRPVESIVAEAQQLEAMAVKELILIAQDTTDWGHDLGMKEGLSILLERLADSAPGLKWIRIMYAFPGYVTDRQIETMARLPQVLPYLDMPLQHGHPQTLRRMRRPANIEWVHNTVAKMRAAMPDLAIRSTFIVGYPGETEDEFQALLDFTAELQFDRLGAFTFSFEPGTTSEPLGDPVPPEVKEERRARLMEQQQHISLKKNQAFIGKTLEVLVEGKGDGLSLGRSYRDAPEIDGMVLVEGDAPVGEIVPVRITGAMAYDLVGTVDTGPGRVVSQPIELTA